From one Pristis pectinata isolate sPriPec2 chromosome 14, sPriPec2.1.pri, whole genome shotgun sequence genomic stretch:
- the tnni2a.1 gene encoding troponin I type 2a (skeletal, fast), tandem duplicate 1, whose amino-acid sequence MGDCSHRGKQQLMSRASQVLARFEESGHDQLYSRFLISDLLCQPQNKKSKMTSSRRMHLKSLLLSLAKAAIEKEEADRRAEKESYMAEHCEPLQVHGLSMAELQEICKKLHGKLDVVDEERYDLETKVNKTAKEIDDLNLKVFDLKGKFKRPPLKRVRMSADAMLRALLGSKHKVSMDLRANLKQVKKEDTEKEKDLRDVGDWRKNIEEKAGMEGRKKMFEGAE is encoded by the exons CTGCAGCCACCGAGGCAAACAGCAGCTCATGAGCCGTGCCTCACAGGTGCTGGCAAGATTTGAGGAGTCTGGGCATGACCAACTTTACTCACGATTTCTAATTTCAGACCTGCTCTGTCAGCCACAGAAT AAAAAATCCAAGATGACCTCCTCTCGCAGAATGCATCTGAAG AGCTTGCTGCTCTCACTTGCTAAAGCTGCGATTGAGAAAGAAGAAGCAGATCGGAGAGCAGAGAAGGAGAGTTATATGGCAGAACATTGTGAACCTCTGCAAGTTCATGGGCTTTCAATGGCAGAATTACAG GAGATCTGCAAAAAACTTCATGGGAAGCTAGATGTGGTTGATGAGGAGAGATATGACCTGGAAACCAAAGTTAATAAGACTGCCAAAGAG ATTGATGACCTGAACCTGAAAGTTTttgacctgaagggcaagttcaAGAGGCCACCCCTCAAGAGAGTGCGTATGTCGGCTGATGCCATGCTGCGTGCTCTGCTGGGCTCCAAACACAAGGTGTCCATGGACTTGAGAGCCAACCTGAAACAGGTGAAGAAAGAGGACACTGAGAAGGAGAAG GATCTGCGGGATGTTGGAGACTGGCGTAAGAATATTGAGGAGAAGGCTGGAATGGAAGGCAGGAAGAAGATGTTTGAGGGTGCTGAATAA